Genomic window (Rhodothermales bacterium):
CGACCTACGCTACCAGCTTCCAGTCGACTTTCTTGAAGCCGTGCGTGGCTCAAAGAAATCCGTGACCATGCCCGATGGCAAGCATATTGAGATTACGATCCCCGCGGGGGTCAAAGACGGTCAAACGCTCCGGCTGCGTGGGAAAGGCGCACCGGGATACGGAAAAGGGTCGGCGGGTGATGCGCTTGTCACGATTGCGGTTTCTCCCCATCCGGTCTTCACGCGCGACGGTGATGACATCGAAATTGAGCTGCCCATTACAGTCGATGAGGCCGTCCTTGGTGCCCAAGTGGATGTCCCCACCATCTTGGGGTCCGTTTCGATGACGATCCCGCCGGGGGCTTCTTCGGGCCAGCGCCTCAGGCTCAAAGGCAGAGGCATCAAGCGTGGGAAGACAACGGGAGATCAGACTGTCCACCTCAAGGTCGTGCTCCCGAAGAAAATCGACGACACCGTGCGCGGCCTTGCGGAGCAATGGCGCGAAGCCAGCACTTTTGATCCACGCGCGGACATCAGGAGGAAGACATGAGCCTTGACGAACGAACCGTCGTCGCCCGGATCGAACGGCTTACCCTGCGCGAACTTCGCCTGTGGACTCGCGAAGGCTGGGTCCGACCAACACAAAGCCCGCGCGGCCCGATCTTCGATGACATCGACGTGGCCCGACTTCGCCTTCTATGTGACCTGCGTAAGGAGATGGCATTGCCGACAGACGTGATGCCGACGGTGCTCACGCTCATCGACCAACTGCACAGCACGAGGCGCGACCTGCGCCGTTTGACGCAGGCACTGGACGAACAACCTGCAGAAGTGCGCCATGCCATCATCGCCTCGGTCCGCCGCCGTACCGAGAATGGGGGCTGACGCAAAGGGGGGCCTCGAGGTTTGGCTCCTGGCACACCTTACCCGTCTGCGAGATGAGTGAGACCCGAAGTTGGCCCCGAGCAACCGGAAGCGGGACAGGCCGACCAAGGTCTCCACCGAAAGACCCGCAGGCCCCGACAAGCGGAAGAAACGAA
Coding sequences:
- a CDS encoding J domain-containing protein: YYHHYASQDGGERYDGGFGRQGFGPGDGAGQEEDLSDLFSDLFGTRQRSGGGAYQEFHARGPDLRYQLPVDFLEAVRGSKKSVTMPDGKHIEITIPAGVKDGQTLRLRGKGAPGYGKGSAGDALVTIAVSPHPVFTRDGDDIEIELPITVDEAVLGAQVDVPTILGSVSMTIPPGASSGQRLRLKGRGIKRGKTTGDQTVHLKVVLPKKIDDTVRGLAEQWREASTFDPRADIRRKT
- a CDS encoding MerR family transcriptional regulator, which gives rise to MSLDERTVVARIERLTLRELRLWTREGWVRPTQSPRGPIFDDIDVARLRLLCDLRKEMALPTDVMPTVLTLIDQLHSTRRDLRRLTQALDEQPAEVRHAIIASVRRRTENGG